Part of the Lysobacter enzymogenes genome is shown below.
GCGCCGCCGCGGCGGATTCGGCGAGGTTGAACAGATGCCGCTGCAGGCCGCCGATCCACTCCGCCTCGAACAGATCGGCGTTGTAGTTGAAATGGAATTCGATGCGCTCGTCGCCGCGCTCGGCCACGTACAGGGTCAGGTCGTACTTGGCCTGATCGCCGGCCACCACCTCGAATCCGCCGCCGGCCTCGCCGTCGCCGTGCATCGCGCCGTCGACCATGTTCAACATGATCTGGAACAACGGCGGCGCGCGGCCGCTGCGGTCCCTGTGCAGTTCGTTGACCAGCGATGCGAACGGCACGTCGGCGTTGAGCAAGGACTCCAGGCTGGTTTCGCGCGCGGCGGCCACCAGTTCGGCGAAGCTCAGCGACGGCCGGCAGTCCAACCGCAGCACCACCGGGTCGGCGAACTGTCCGATCAGGTCTTCCAGCGCGGCGCCGCTGCCGTCGGCGCCGGAGCGCTTGGCGAACGGCACGCCGACGACCACGTCCGCAGTGTTGCCGTGGCGCGCGATCAGCAGCGCGAACAGCGCGTGGATCACGCTGAACAAGGACGCGTTGAACGACGCCGACAGCGCCTTGATCCGCCGCGACACGTCCGCATCCAGCGTCGCCGAATGCACCTTGCCGCGATGGCCGTAGGTCTCGCGCCGCGACGCATCGACCGGCAGGCTGTGCACCGCCGGCAGGCCGTCGAGGCGGTCGCGCCAGTACTCCAACTGGCGCTGGAACGCCTGTCCGGCGACCTGCGACTGCTGCGCGCGGCAATAGTCGAAATAGCTCATCGCCGGCGTCGGCAGATCGCACGGCAGGCCCGCCGCGTACGCCGCGTACAGCGCGTCGAACTCGCGTTCGAACACCGTCATCGACAGCGCGTCGAAGCAGATGTGATGCACCGCGAGCACCAGCACGCTGTACCGGCCGCTCAGTTCCAGGTGTTCGAACCGCAGCAACGGACCTTCGGCCAGATCGAACGGCTGCTCCTGCGCATGCGCTTGGTCAATGCAGGCGCGCTGCTGCGCCTCGTCCAGGCCGTCCAGCCTCGCATGCGTCCACGGAACCGTGGCGTCGGCGACGAGTTCCTGCTTCAACACACCGTCGACGACGCGAAAGCGCACGCGCAACGCGGCGTGGCGACGGACGATTTCGGCGACGGCCCGGCGCGCCGCGGCATCGTCGAGCGGGCGCTCGAAGCGGCGGGTGTAGACCAGGTTGTAGAGGTCGCGCTCGTTGCCGAGCTGGCTGTGCAGCCAGATGCCTGCTTGCTGCGCGGAGACGGCAATGCCGGTTCCACTCGCGGTATCGGACGGTGCGGAATCGTGAAACAACGCCCACGAACTTTTGAGCATGTGCAAGAACATCCTTTGTCCGAACGCACGCCGCCATGCGGCAAGCCGCATGCGTGCGAACGCTCCCCCTGTCCGGACGCCGACCTGCGGACGAGCCGCGATGCCGACGCAATTGTTCCGAAGCATCCGTCACGGTCGAACGGACAAATCGGTCACACTTCCCCAGTACGCCCGCCACAACGTGGCCCGTACGTAACCCAAATATTGAGAATCCCCAAGCCCTCGAAGGGCACCGCGCATCACAAAAAGTGTGAACGACAGACCAGATCGATCACTTGCTTCACACAATGCGAAGCACGCATGGCAAGTGAATTTCTTGATCGCCGTACGCCTGAAAAATCCCCCGATGGCGCAATTCGTTTATGACGGCGGCACAAGAATTCTTACGCCCGCCTATTTGCCTTGTCAACACGGTTGCGAGACAGAATCGCACCGAAAATGTGCGCTCCGTTCGTTCTTCAATTTTGCTTCGCGACGCAGTGTAAGCACGCGCTTTCGCACACGTTGATACGCGCGCCGGCGCACGCGGCGGTTCTTCGCTGCGTCCTGTTTTTCCGAGTGTTTTTCCGTTTTTTCGTTCGAATTCATCGATCGATTCGAACCCGTCGAAGTCGCACGCGTCGCGACGGTTCGCTGTGCTCATCAAGGTTGCGGATGCGAGCAGAGCGAATTTGGACATCTACAACATTCATGTATCTGAAACGCAACTTCGATGCGTTGCGCGCGCATCGCTTCGCGAGCGCAGCTCAAGAAATTTTGTGATGCCTGCACATCGAAGAACGATTCATTTGTCTGAAGACCGTTGCCGACGCACGGGCGGCTCGACGTTGCCGCGAGCGCGAAACTGAGACGGTCGACGCGAATGTGTCGACACGAGACGCTGGCGTACGGTCGAGCAATGATCGAGTCGACACTGTCGCGAACGGGCCTTCCCCGCCCTGGCTCCGACCACGCGCGAACGCGGACGCGCCGCAATCGGCGCGCCCGGCGCCGCAGCGACGCTCAGGCCAGGTAGTCCTTCAGGAAGTCCACCCACGCGCGCACCTTGTGCGGCACGTGTCGAGTCGGCGGATACAAGGCGTAGACGGACTGCGCCGGAAAACGGTAGTCGGGCAGCGCGTCGACCAGCGCGCCGCTGGCCAGATCGTCGCGCACCAGCCAGTCGGGCAGCAGCGCCACGCCGCTGCCCTGCCGCGCCAATGCGCGCAGCACCGAAGCGTTGTCGACGACGGCGCGCGGCTTCGGATCGGGACGGAACGCGTGTTCGCCGCCATCGGCGCCGCTGAGCGGCCATTGCGCCACCCGCTGCAAGCGCGAGTGGCCGAGCTGCGGCAGACGCGCCAGTTCGGCGGGCGATCCGATCCGCGCCAGGCCGTGCGCGGCCAGCAGCGACGGCGCCGCCACGGCCAGCACCCGGTAACTGGCCAGCGCGGCCGCACGGTACGGCAGGTCCTGGAACTGTTCGGGCCGTCCGAGCCGGATGGCGACATCGAGCCGGTCGCGGATCAGGTCGGCGCGCGCGGTGTTCGTCTCCAGGCGCACGCGCAAGCCGGGATGGCGTTGCATGAACTCGTGCAGCGCCGGGGCCAGCACCATCGACGCGTATTCGACCGTCGAAGCCAGCCGCAACACGCCGCGCATGCCGCCGTGCTCGCCGCGCGCTTCGTCGATCGCCGCATCGGCTTCCTCGAGCGTGCGCAGGCAACGCGCGTAGAAGCGCGCGCCCGCTTCGGTCAGTTCGACCCGGCGGGTGGTGCGCACCAGCAGGACCACGCCGAGTTCGGTTTCCAGTTGCTTGATGTTGAAGCTCACCGCCGCGCGCGCCTGGTTGAGGCGTTCGGCCGCGGCGGTGAACGAGCCGGCTTCCACCACGGCGCGGAAGACGGCGAAACGGTCGAGACTCACCATGAGGCGGCGCGGATCCTGCGGGAAAGCGAGATGCTGGCGCGAATACTGCGCCGATTGGCAAATTTTTTCGACCAGTGTTTCCGTCGGATCGGCCTTATCCGCGGCGGCCGCGCTGCCTAGACTGCGCGCCATTCCATCCACATCGCCGTCATGACCGCCCGCTCCAGGATCGCCGCCGTCTACTTGCTGGGTTTCGCACTGGATCTGGCCAATATGTTTGCGCTGAACGCCGCCTACCCCGCTCTGCAACGCGAGCTGCGCGCGTCGCTCGCGCAACTGGCCTGGACCAGCACGATCTATGTGCTCGGCCTGACCGCGGTGATTCCGCTCGGCGCCTGGCTCGCGCGCCGCTTCGGCGAGCGGCGCTTGCTGATCGCCTCGCTGTCGCTGTTCGCGCTCGGCACGCTCGGCAGCGGCGCGTCGGGATCGATCGGCGCGCTGCTCGGCTGGCGCTTGCTGCAAGGCCTCGGCGGCGGCCTGTTGATTCCGGTCGGGCAGACGATGGCCTACCGCGCCTACCCCAGCCACGCGCGCGCGCACCTGACCTCGGTGGTGATGGCGGTCGCGCTGCTGGTGCCGGCGCTGTCGCCTGCGTTCGGCGGCATCGTGGCCGATCGCTGCTCGTGGCGCGCGATCTTCTTCGCGATGGCGGCGCCGGCGGTGCTCGCCTGCGCGCTCGCCGCGGTGTGGTTGCCGCGCGACGGCGCGAACCCGCGGCCGGCGCCGCTGGATCTGCCGGGCCTGGGCTTGAGCACGACCGCGCTGGTCGCCTTGTTGCTGGGCCTGAGTTTCGCTGGACAGGCGGGTCAAGGCCGCGTCGCCGCCGCAGCGCTCGCGCTCGCGTTCGCAGCCGGCCTCGCCTACCTCGTTCAAGCCCGGCGCGCCCGCGCGCCGCTGCTGGACCTGAGCCTGCTGGCGCAGCCGCAGCTGCGCGTCGGCCTGATCGTGTACCTGTGCGTGCCCGGCGTGTTCGCCGGCGCCAATCTGGTCGCATTCCTGTATTTCCAGAATGCGCTCGGGCTCAGCGCCACCCGCAGCGGCGCCTTGATGATGCCCTGGGCCGCGGCCGCATTCGCCGCCATCGCGACCACCCGCCGCTGCTTTGCGCGATACGGCGCCAGGCCGCTGTTCGCCTGCGGCATCGTGGTCGAAGCGTTCGCGCTGGCCGCGCTCGCCACGCCGCTGGCCGAATCGGACGCCGGGCGCGTGATCGCGTTCGCGGCGATGGGCTTCGGCGCCAGCCTGTGCACCAGCGCCGCGCAAAGCGCCGCCTTCGTCGACGTTCCGGCCGCGCGCATGGGCGATGCCAGCGCGCTGTGGAACCTCAATCGCCAACTCAGCTTCTGTCTCGGCGTGGCCTTGCTCGGCAGCGCGTTGGGCGCATTGCTGCCGCTGTACGGCGCGGCCGCGCGCACCGCGTATCAGCACTGTTTCGTCCTCGCTGCGGCGTTGACCTTGCTGCCGCTGCCGTGGGTGGCGCGCCTGCCTGCGGTTCGCGTTGGCGCCACGACCTCCTCTGTTTCTTCTCAACCGCACGAGTGATTCCATGAACCCGACCGATCCGTTCTTCTGCGAAATCGTCGACACCCTCGCCGAGATCGAACACTGGCTGTCCGGCCGCGCCGACGACGACGCGCTGGCGCCGCTGCTGGCGCGCTTCGCCGAGGCGTTCTCGATGATTTCGCTGAGCGGCGATGCGCTCGACCGCGCGCAGATCGCGACGTTCTTCCGCACGGGTTTCGGCGCGCGCCCCGGATTGCGCATCGCGATCGACGAGGTGCGCCTGCTGTGCGCGTGGAACGGCGGCGCCGTGCTGGCCTATCGCGAGATCCAGACCGTCGGCTCAGGCGGCCGCAATGTGCGGCGCGCGACTGCGGTGTTCGAACGCGACGACGCCGGCCGCATCCGCTGGCTGCGCCTGCATGAGACGGCGGCAACGCCGTAAGCGCGGGCCTGCGCGGCGCGTGCCGTGCGAGCGGCCGCTGCGCGATGGCCATCGACGCCAATTCTCGAACGCTCTTGCGCTAAATGTGCGCGGCATCGCGCCGCGCGGCGGATGCGGTCACGCTTCAGCCCACGCGCATGCGGCAGCGCCGCATGACAGCAACATTCGCGAACGTATGCTCGTTGCCATCGCCGCGCAGGAGCGCGCGGCCGCATCGACCGCGGATGGGCGCGAGGGAACGCGCCGGGGAATGCATCGGCGGTCCATCGGGGAGAACTCATGCATCAGCACCGCACCACGCCGCGGCCGCGCGCCGCCGCGCTGTTCCTCGCCGCCTCGCTGGCGGCCGCGCCGTTCGCCGCCGGCGCGGTCACCGGCGTCGCCTTCGTCCACGGCACCGGCAAGCAGACCAACGCGTATCAGGATTACTGGCAGCCGACGATGGTCGACAGCGTGCGCCAGGGCCTGGCCAATCCGGGCAACTACGTCGTGGTCAACTGCGACTTCGAGCAGTACATGTGGGACAGCCGCGCGGCCGGTTGCCTGGCCCAGCAGCTCACCGACTTCATCGCCAGCAAGGGCATCACCCAGCTGATCGTCATCACCCATTCCAACGGCGGCAACGTGATGCGTTGGATCCTGTCGAACCCGACCTACGACAGCCGCTATCCGAACATCATCGCCAAGACCGTGCGGGTCAACGCGATCGCGCCGTCCTCGGCCGGCACGCCGCTGGCCGATGCGGCGATGAACGGCAACGCCTTCGAACAGGCGGTGGGCTGGCTGCTGGGCTACAAGTCCGACGCGGTGAAGATGCAGCAGGTCAGCTGGATGGCGACCTACAACGCCAACAATCTGTACGGCACCGCCGGCCGTCCGGCGTTGCCCAAGCCGTTCCGCAGCGTGGTCGGCACCGACGTGGATTCCTCGCCGTTCGACAGCGACAGCTATTGCGGCGGCTATGCCGAGAACGTCGGGCTGGAGACCACCCAGAACTGGTTGAACAGCTGTTCCGACGGGTTCCTCAACTGCTCCAGCCAGTCGGCCGCGGGCACGGTCTGGTTCCAGGACAAGCAGCGCACCGCCGATGCCGAGCCGCTGAGCCACAACCAGAGCCGGCGCGCCTGCTTCAACCTCAACACCATCCTGCGCAACGACATGACCCCGTGAGGACGCCGACCATGCGAACGATTCTGTCCCTTGCCCTGCTCGTCGCCGCCGGGCACGCCAGCGCCGCCGACGCGCCGATGTTGCCGGCGGCCAAGAACGACCAGATCCCGCAGCGCCTGGCCGTGGTCGCCGCGCCCAAGGCCGCGGCCGAACGCGCGCCGCTGCGGTTTTCCTGGGCGCTGGATCCCGACGCCGAACTCGCCGCCGATGCGCTGCCCGAAGCGGTGGAAAGCCGCGAGTACTGGCAGGAAACCGACGGCGCGGCCTTGCAGCGCGGCGTGCCGGTGGCCACCAGCGCGCCGGGCGCGTTGATCCGGGTCAGCCCGGTCGCCGGCGCGGCCCGGGTCGGCGCCGATTCGGTGCGCATCACCCGCGCCGGCCAGCCGGTCGGCGCGCTCAAGCGCACCGGCGCCGAACAGTTGCAAGCCGCCGGCCTCGCGGTCGGCGCCGGCACCGCCGCGGTCCAGCTCGGCGCCGACGCGGCGCCGGGCGCGTACGCGGTGCAGGTCGCGCAGGCGCGCGGCCGCTACGTGGTGCACGTGTTCGAACCCAACAGCGACGTACGCCTGCTCGCGCGCTTGAACCGCGACCATGCGTTGGCCGGCGGTTCTCGCGAAATCGAAGTCGACCTGCAGCGCGGCAAGTCGTCGCTGAAGGCCGAAGGCGGCGCGTTGCTGGTGGCGCCGTCCGGACGCAGCTGGCCGCTGGCGCTGAAGGCCGGCGGCGACGGCAAGCTGCGCGGCGCGGTGCCGCTGCCGGCCGACGCCGGCGACGAGCCGGCGGGCCTGTGGGAAGTGCAGGTGTTCGCCGGCGACGGCAGCATCCAGCGCGATGCGCGCACCGCGATCGCGGTGGCGCAGCCGACCGCCCGGCTCGACGGCGCCTACGCCTTCGATGCGCGCACGCTGAGCTTCGCCCTGCCGCTGCGCGCCGCTTCGCCGGGCCGCTACGAAGTGCGCGGCACGCTGTACGCGAGCAATGCCAAGCGCGAATTGCGGCCGGTGGCGATCGCGCACAGCGCGCAGTGGCTCGACGGCGGCGCGGCGCGGATCGAGCTGGCGTTCGAGCGTTCGCAGTTGCCGAAGGGGTATGGCGCGCCGTTCGAGCTGCGCAATGTGGAGCTCAACGATCAGAGCCGGTTGGCGCCGATCGAGCGGCGCGAGCGGGTGGCGCGGGTTCGTTGATGGCTTGAAGACTGCGCGCGCCCTCATCCGCCCCTTCGGGGCACCTTCTCCCGCAAGCGGGAGAAGGGACAGCTGGCAGCGCTGCTGCTCTTAGCCCCTCTCCCGCTTGCGGGAGAGGGGGTGGGGTGAGGGCCGCCCACCGCGACGCAAACCCAGCCAGCCCCGCTTCATGCCGCCCCCGCCCGACGCGGCTACCCTGACGGCTCCCGTCACGGACCGCCGCATATGAAGAAATGGATCGTCGCCCTCGTCCTGATCGCTGCCCTGCTGATCGGCTACATCGCCGCCGGGCCGTTCCTGACCGTCCACGCCATCCGCACCGCGGTCAAGGAAGGCAACACCGGCGAGTTGTCCAAGCACGTGGATTTCGCCGCGCTGCGGCTGAGCCTGAAGGCCCAGGTCGACGATTATCTGGTGCGCCGCGCCGGTCCGAAGGTGCAGTCCAGCCTGCTCGGCGCGATCGGCCTGAGCATGGCCAGCGGCGTGGCCGGCACCGCGGTCGACGCGATCGCGACGCCGATGGGCATCGGCGCGGTACTGGAGGGGCGCAATCTGGTCAAGCGCTTCGATCCGACCGCGCCGCGCCGCGATGCCTACGCGCCGGTGGATCCGGCCGAACCGCTCAAGCGCGCGAGCTATCGCTTCGAGTCGCCGTCGCGGTTCACCGCGACGGTCGCCAACGCCGACGGGGATCCGGTGGTGTTCGTGCTGACCCGCGATGGGTTGAGCTGGAAGGTCACGGATGTGCGGCTGCCGTTGGAGAAGATGTTGCCTTGAGGGGTGCGCGGGTTCAGCGAGGTTCGTCGTGGTTGGGTTGGCGCGGTCGCGGCTCGCGCCGCTCCTACATGAAAGCAGAGTGCTTGCTTTCTGTGAGCGCCGGCAATATTTTTCACGCGACCGCCGGCCGCCGCGCGCAGCGGTCGCCGGACAGGCATGCCCGGCCCCGATCGTCAACGCCACACGCATTGGACTGGAACGCCATGAAAACGATCTTCTCCGCCCTCGCCTTCGCCGTGCTCGCGCTCAGCGCCAACGCCGCCTACGCCCAGGGCGAGTGCGACAAGTACCGGACCAGCTACGACAAGACCTACTGCTTCGCCAAGCTGTTCCTGGAATCGGACAAGGAGCTCAACGCCGCCTACACCGAGCTGCGCGGCGTGGCCAAGGAGCCGGCCAAGACCCAGCTCAAGCAGACCCAGCTGCAGTGGATCAAGCACCGCGACGCCAGCTGCGAAAGCTCCGGCAGCATCAACGTCGACTGCAACTACCGGGTCAACCGCGAGCGCACCGAGTACCTGCGCGATCGCGCCCGCGAGTGCAAGGCCGGGACCTGCCGCGACGAGATGATCGTCAAGAAGTCCTGGGACTGAGCGGACGCGCCAGCGCGAACGCCGGCGCAAGCCACGCCGCAAGGCGTGGTTTGTTTCGTTTCGGGGTCGCTTTTTGTAGGAGCGGCGCGAGCCGCGACCGCGATAACGCAACTACGCCGTAACCTGCGCAATGGTCGGGTTGTCGCGGTCGCGGCTCGCGCCGCTCCTACAGGGAGCAACCCAACCGCGCTCAGCGATTGGCGACGCCGTGCGGCACGTGCCCCGCCGCGACGTGCCCGCGCGCCGAGGCGATGTTGCTTTCGGAGTCGTCGAAGAAGATGTCCGCGCCGAACGCTTCCAGGAACGGCCCCTTGGCGCGGCCGCCGAGGAACAGCGCTTCGTCGAGGCGGATGCCCCATTCGCGCAGGGTGCG
Proteins encoded:
- a CDS encoding LysR family transcriptional regulator; translated protein: MARSLGSAAAADKADPTETLVEKICQSAQYSRQHLAFPQDPRRLMVSLDRFAVFRAVVEAGSFTAAAERLNQARAAVSFNIKQLETELGVVLLVRTTRRVELTEAGARFYARCLRTLEEADAAIDEARGEHGGMRGVLRLASTVEYASMVLAPALHEFMQRHPGLRVRLETNTARADLIRDRLDVAIRLGRPEQFQDLPYRAAALASYRVLAVAAPSLLAAHGLARIGSPAELARLPQLGHSRLQRVAQWPLSGADGGEHAFRPDPKPRAVVDNASVLRALARQGSGVALLPDWLVRDDLASGALVDALPDYRFPAQSVYALYPPTRHVPHKVRAWVDFLKDYLA
- a CDS encoding MFS transporter, which produces MTARSRIAAVYLLGFALDLANMFALNAAYPALQRELRASLAQLAWTSTIYVLGLTAVIPLGAWLARRFGERRLLIASLSLFALGTLGSGASGSIGALLGWRLLQGLGGGLLIPVGQTMAYRAYPSHARAHLTSVVMAVALLVPALSPAFGGIVADRCSWRAIFFAMAAPAVLACALAAVWLPRDGANPRPAPLDLPGLGLSTTALVALLLGLSFAGQAGQGRVAAAALALAFAAGLAYLVQARRARAPLLDLSLLAQPQLRVGLIVYLCVPGVFAGANLVAFLYFQNALGLSATRSGALMMPWAAAAFAAIATTRRCFARYGARPLFACGIVVEAFALAALATPLAESDAGRVIAFAAMGFGASLCTSAAQSAAFVDVPAARMGDASALWNLNRQLSFCLGVALLGSALGALLPLYGAAARTAYQHCFVLAAALTLLPLPWVARLPAVRVGATTSSVSSQPHE
- a CDS encoding DUF4785 domain-containing protein yields the protein MRTILSLALLVAAGHASAADAPMLPAAKNDQIPQRLAVVAAPKAAAERAPLRFSWALDPDAELAADALPEAVESREYWQETDGAALQRGVPVATSAPGALIRVSPVAGAARVGADSVRITRAGQPVGALKRTGAEQLQAAGLAVGAGTAAVQLGADAAPGAYAVQVAQARGRYVVHVFEPNSDVRLLARLNRDHALAGGSREIEVDLQRGKSSLKAEGGALLVAPSGRSWPLALKAGGDGKLRGAVPLPADAGDEPAGLWEVQVFAGDGSIQRDARTAIAVAQPTARLDGAYAFDARTLSFALPLRAASPGRYEVRGTLYASNAKRELRPVAIAHSAQWLDGGAARIELAFERSQLPKGYGAPFELRNVELNDQSRLAPIERRERVARVR
- a CDS encoding DUF2939 domain-containing protein, with the protein product MKKWIVALVLIAALLIGYIAAGPFLTVHAIRTAVKEGNTGELSKHVDFAALRLSLKAQVDDYLVRRAGPKVQSSLLGAIGLSMASGVAGTAVDAIATPMGIGAVLEGRNLVKRFDPTAPRRDAYAPVDPAEPLKRASYRFESPSRFTATVANADGDPVVFVLTRDGLSWKVTDVRLPLEKMLP
- a CDS encoding lysozyme inhibitor LprI family protein yields the protein MKTIFSALAFAVLALSANAAYAQGECDKYRTSYDKTYCFAKLFLESDKELNAAYTELRGVAKEPAKTQLKQTQLQWIKHRDASCESSGSINVDCNYRVNRERTEYLRDRARECKAGTCRDEMIVKKSWD